In Cicer arietinum cultivar CDC Frontier isolate Library 1 chromosome 7, Cicar.CDCFrontier_v2.0, whole genome shotgun sequence, a single window of DNA contains:
- the LOC101497467 gene encoding uncharacterized protein translates to MDSTESQPDPISLETRPGIFIIGSSTVGKRTLLSRLLSVDSEDAFDSASEVNVHGWTINTKYYTADVAVWMAHLHDDFSVGNLPAFQQMTALVMVFDMNDLSSLTALQGWVSHTDIQNFEILLCIGNKVDLVPDHPVHAEYRRRLLKLEDSAVDLYSELPEYGISEYEGTSLLGSDEPSWDIRKSCMEWCSEHNIEFIEACASNADFDKCLSVDGDLQGVERLYGALSAHMWPGMVLKSGETISQPSFPENEEISSEESDYEQEYEVLSDGSADVWDETELGWISATSLDAGTSVPQNKPNAVCERDKGSKSDEELQPTTSSTAFQDEGDVAVVHSIIDSEGDEKLDESKILDVEDLEQLMSEIGNMRSGLRLMPDFQRREMAAKLAMKMASLFGGDSDEGEL, encoded by the exons ATGGATTCTACCGAATCACAACCGGATCCAATTTCTCTAGAAACCCGACCTGGAATTTTCATCATCGGATCCTCCACCGTCGGCAAACGCACCCTCCTATCCC GATTGCTCTCTGTTGATTCTGAAGATGCATTTGATTCGGCTTCTGAAGTAAATGTCCATGG GTGGACTATTAATACTAAGTACTATACTGCTGATGTTGCGGTTTGGATGGCTCATCTTCATGATGATTTTTCTGTTGGAAACCTTCCCGCGTTTCAACAAATGACTGCTTTGGTTATGGTCTTTGACATGAATGAT TTATCTTCCCTAACTGCACTTCAAGGCTGGGTATCACACACGGATATCCAAAACTTTGAGATATTGCTATGTATTGGAAACAAAGTCGACCTGGTTCCAGACCATCCAGTTCATGCTGAATATAGAAGACGGTTGCTGAAACTTGAAGACTCTGCTGTGGATCTCTATTCTGAATTGCCCGAGTATGGAATATCTGAATATGAAGGAACTAGTTTATTGGGGAGTGATGAACCTTCGTGGGATATCAGAAAGTCCTGCATGGAATGGTGTAGTGAGCACAATATTGAGTTCATTGAGGCTTGTGCTTCCAATGCCGATTTCGATAAAT GTTTATCTGTAGACGGTGATTTACAAGGAGTTGAACGCCTCTATGGTGCACTTTCCGCCCATATGTGGCCTGGGATGGTACTGAAATCTGGTGAAACGATAAGCCAACCATCATTTCCTGAGAACGAAG AGATATCTTCTGAAGAATCTGATTATGAACAAGAGTATGAAGTTTTATCTGATGGTTCAGCTGATGTCTGGGATGAAACTGAACTAGGATGGATTTCTGCAACTTCCTTAGATGCAGGGACATCAGTTCCTCAAAACAAGCCCAATGCAGTTTGTGAACGTGACAAAGGAAGTAAGTCTGATGAAGAGCTTCAGCCTACAACCTCAAGCACTGCATTTCAGGATGAGGGTGATGTGGCTGTGGTGCACAGTATCATAGATTCTGAAGGAGATGAGAAGTTAGACGAGAGTAAAATTCTTGACGTAGAGGATTTGGAACAGTTGATGTCTGAGATTGGGAATATGCGTTCGGGCTTAAGATTGATGCCTGATTTTCAAAGAAGGGAAATGGCCGCAAAGCTGGCTATGAAAATGGCTTCCTTATTTGGAGGAGATAGTGATGAAGGTGAACTTTAG
- the LOC101497799 gene encoding monosaccharide-sensing protein 2-like, translated as MREVVMVATAATLGNLLVGWDSSTIAGGMSYIKEEFKLETNPSLEGLIVSMSFLTGTFVTIFSGTVSDILGRRPMLITSSIMFFFSGLVMSWAPNVPVVLLSRLFNGIALSLTMTLTPLYISEIAPPDIRGLLNTLPQFSCSFGMFMAYIMVFSISLMDSPSWRGMLGIVSFPSVAYFLLAAFYLPESPPWLVSKGRISEAKRVLRRIRGVEDVSGELALLAEGMNPGGEAITLEEYIVAPASEPISNKEAGKDCIKLYGPNHGVSMIAQQVTGQGNMISRSMSTMSRQGSAVSQAGSSLKDPIVNLFSSMHENSPSESEGLGRSLMIPKVWSVSSMGDYGHSRGSPFIPKVCSVSSMGDHDQSPFGTSENLHAPLLLHQGTEKDKSFGSRDKLTMGSNSNNNLRSNTGLIHGNAGGDIPKNTNIGGGWQLVYKSITGTKGGVKKEVGGHLQRVYLHADPTALSQQGSFASPSGHDLHADHESFQAAALVSHSVLGLNKDMKIKPEVIPKRSGWEGLFEPGVQRALVVGIGLQVLQQAAGINGFIYYAPEILDQAGVGALLSNLGISSASSSLLVNIITTFCMLPCIALSMRLMDISGRRSILLYTVPILVVSLMVLVLRDLFHLSSILNASITAICVVTYESIFCMGFGVIPNILCSEIFPTSVRGICISICSLTYWICTLIITSSFPFLLQHLGLTGVFALFVVGCIISWIFVYLKVPETKGMPLEVIIEFFAIGSKPESY; from the exons ATGAGGGAGGTTGTTATGGTTGCAACTGCTGCTACACTTGGGAATCTGCTTGTGGGATGGGATAGTTCAACCATTGCAG GGGGAATGAGTTACATCAAAGAAGAATTCAAGTTGGAAACTAATCCATCACTTGAAGGACTAATAGTATCCATGTCATTCCTGACTGGAACATTTGTAACAATATTCTCAGGCACAGTTTCTGACATCCTTGGAAGACGTCCTATGTTAATAACATCATCCATTATGTTTTTCTTCAGTGGTTTGGTTATGTCATGGGCTCCTAATGTTCCTGTAGTTCTATTATCAAGACTATTCAATGGAATTGCACTTTCACTAACTATGACACTAACTCCTCTCTACATATCTGAGATAGCACCACCTGATATAAGAGGATTACTCAACACTCTCCCTCAGTTTTCTTGCTCTTTCGGAATGTTTATGGCTTACATTATGGTTTTTTCGATCTCGTTGATGGATTCGCCAAGTTGGAGAGGGATGCTTGGTATTGTTTCATTTCCTTCTGTTGCTTATTTTTTGCTCGCCGCTTTTTACCTCCCTGAATCTCCTCCTTGGCTTGTAAGTAAAGGTAGAATTTCGGAAGCTAAGAGAGTTTTGCGAAGAATTCGTGGCGTTGAAGATGTTTCAG GAGAATTGGCTTTACTAGCTGAGGGTATGAATCCTGGTGGTGAAGCCATAACACTAGAAGAGTACATAGTTGCACCAGCAAGTGAACCCATTTCAAACAAAGAAGCAGGGAAGGATTGTATAAAACTTTATGGACCAAACCATGGAGTTTCAATGATTGCACAACAAGTAACTGGACAAGGTAACATGATATCTCGAAGCATGTCAACGATGTCGCGACAGGGAAGCGCGGTTTCACAGGCTGGTTCTAGTCTTAAGGACCCTATTGTGAATCTGTTTAGTAGCATGCATGAGAATAGTCCTTCTGAAAGTGAAGGTTTAGGAAGAAGTTTGATGATTCCAAAAGTGTGGAGTGTGAGTAGTATGGGAGATTATGGTCATAGCAGAGGGAGTCCATTTATCCCTAAAGTGTGCAGTGTGAGCAGTATGGGAGATCATGATCAGAGTCCCTTTGGTACTAGTGAAAACCTACATGCTCCATTACTTCTACATCAAG GTACGGAGAAGGATAAAAGTTTTGGATCAAGGGACAAGTTAACAATGGGGAGCAACAGCAACAACAACCTTAGAAGTAACACAGGATTGATTCATGGTAATGCTGGTGGAGATATACCAAAGAACACAAACATTGGTGGAGGTTGGCAATTAGTTTATAAATCAATTACAGGAACTAAGGGTGGAGTGAAAAAGGAAGTAGGAGGACACCTTCAAAGGGTTTATCTTCATGCAGATCCTACTGCATTGTCACAACAAGGTTCATTTGCTTCACCATCTGGTCATGACTTGCATGCTGATCATGAATCTTTTCAGGCAGCAGCACTTGTTAGCCATTCTGTTCTTGGTCTAAATAAGGATATGAAGATTAAACCAGAAGTTATTCCAAAACGTTCTGGTTGGGAAGGTTTGTTTGAACCTGGTGTACAAAGAGCATTAGTTGTTGGAATAGGACTTCAAGTTCTGCAGCAG GCTGCTGGTATAAATGGTTTTATATACTATGCTCCCGAAATTCTTGACCAGGCAGGAGTTGGGGCACTTTTATCAAATTTGGGAATTAGTTCAGCATCTTCTTCTTTACTTGTAAATATCATAACAACATTTTGCATGCTTCCTTGTATAGCTCTTTCCATGAGGTTGATGGATATATCAGGCAGAAG GTCAATACTGTTGTACACAGTACCAATTCTAGTAGTGTCACTGATGGTATTAGTACTCAGAGACTTATTTCACCTAAGTTCAATCCTGAATGCATCAATAACAGCCATATGTGTTGTGACATATGAAAGCATATTCTGCATGGGATTTGGAGTAATTCCAAACATCTTATGTTCAGAAATATTTCCAACAAGTGTTCGTGGAATATGTATTTCCATTTGTTCACTTACATATTGGATATGCACTTTGATCATCACTTCATCATTTCCTTTCTTGCTTCAACACCTTGGTCTTACTGGTGTCTTTGCATTGTTTGTTGTTGGTTGCATTATATCATGGATTTTTGTTTACTTGAAAGTACCTGAAACTAAGGGAATGCCTTTAGAAGTCATCATTGAGTTCTTTGCTATTGGTTCAAAGCCTGAAAGTTATTGA